One Longimicrobium sp. genomic window, CCGTTGTGTTTTGCCAACGTCCATCCACAGCTGCGACGATCCGGCATTCGACCTCAGGTGCGATGTGTCGCCTGCACAACGCGGAGAATCTGCTCGACGATCGCCGATAGTCCCTGATCCGACCGAACCGCGAGTCGATCTGCCAAGGTGGGCGAGTACTGGGCAACCGACTTCGCATCCAGCCGGTGCCACAGAGGAAGGATGGCCTTCTCACCGGATACCGTCTCGCGTGCCACCAGGCCATCGAGTTCGCGCTGCGGCCACTCCTTCGCGAGGAAGTCCGGGCTGAGAACTACCACGCCGAAGCGGCATCGCGCGAGTCCTCGATCGATGCTTCGGCGAAGGCTGTCGCCGAGCATCAGCGTGGCCTCATCGAACCACACGGTCGCGCCGCGTTCCACCAGCGCGGTATACAGGGGCCGCGCGATCGTGTCTTTGTCCTCCCACGCATGACTGATGAACACGTCGTATGTCGGCCCAGCGGAGTCCTCCAGCCGGTTCTGCTCGGCCGGGTGGGGCTGCTCTGTCGTACGGGACTGGGCGGCGGGTACCTCGCGAGCGCTCAACTCGGTAAGGAGGGCCAAAATGCGCTCCCAGAAGTCCAGGGCGCGTGAGTACTCATCACCCTCACCACGATCGAGTGCCTCGCTGAACAGGTTCCGTGCTAGCTGGTACCGATCGAACGTCTCGGGACCGTAGTGCGCCTTCAGCTTGGCCTCGATCACCCGATGCCACTCCTGCGCCTCCTTCATCGGAACGCGCTTCCACGAAGGCAAGGCTTCCCTGTCCCCGCTTGGCAGGCGGCTTTCCGCCTCCAGTCGCCGAACCATATCTCTGCCTTGCGCGATCTGTTCTTCGAACATTTTTTTCCTTCCGTTTCGAAGGTACACGCCTCCGGGCGGGATACGACACAAAGGGTCAGGGGTGCAGGGCGGGAGCGCAAGCCTTTCGTGCGCTGAATGGCGCGCCCGATCTCCCCTGCATGCTTTCTCCTCGCGAAAGCATGTCTTGATGATCCGTTATTCAAGCGCCATAATGTTTCCTGCGAGCTTCTCGCGCGGCACTGGTTTGGGGACCGGTGGAGTTGGAGCGTGTGGGCCCACCGCGTGCGCCGCTACATCAACATCACGGAGTCGCAGGCTCCCGCCATCGACTCCGGTATCCCGAACTACAAGTACATTTACTTCCGCTAGGGAACGGCTATGATGCGGCGCAAAAACTACGGCAGACAGACGTGGATCCCCCTTGTGGCGATCGGCGTCGCGCTCACACTTGCAGCGTGCGAAGGCAACCTTTTCGGCACATACCAGGGTCCCGCTCCAGCGTCCGCCGATCTGATCGACGAAGCAGCGGTCGTGCGGTCGGTGCTGCGTGATCCCGCGGGTGAGCGCCAGGGGCTGGTGTCGCTGGTGCACCTGG contains:
- a CDS encoding toll/interleukin-1 receptor domain-containing protein: MFEEQIAQGRDMVRRLEAESRLPSGDREALPSWKRVPMKEAQEWHRVIEAKLKAHYGPETFDRYQLARNLFSEALDRGEGDEYSRALDFWERILALLTELSAREVPAAQSRTTEQPHPAEQNRLEDSAGPTYDVFISHAWEDKDTIARPLYTALVERGATVWFDEATLMLGDSLRRSIDRGLARCRFGVVVLSPDFLAKEWPQRELDGLVARETVSGEKAILPLWHRLDAKSVAQYSPTLADRLAVRSDQGLSAIVEQILRVVQATHRT